The stretch of DNA ACTACACTGAGCACAAGTAGAGACATTTTGCACATCACCGTTCATGATGTAAGATGCCGGAGTGCTGCGATCATGTGCTGACCGATACGGTTGATTGGAAGCTGTTCTCATGAAAAGGGTTCACTGTATAACACTTAATTTTGGTGATGGTGTCATATTTGTCTTTACAAAGCTTAACATTACTGTGAAAAGTGGAAAGATTTAACACTCGCTATTATATTTCTCAATAACTGGACCTCCCCCttttttatattgtgattataGTATTGTCTAAAAagcaattttaaataaacatttttttaatcaatatgaatttagaaaaaacactttttgccatgtttatatatatagttaatatATTTTATGAAGTCATGCGAACGAAATGGCACATCATAACACGCATGTACGCTATACATTTCAGAAATACTCGTTCAATATAATTAGCATAAAACCATGTAGCTTAAGTTTGTTTCTGTTTGAGCATTTTATACAAATCACAATATAAAATCTCAACGTAAATACTCTCCAGTCACATGACGGAATAAACGTATTAAAATGTGCTTATAAATGTGAGCTGGATCTTGCTTTGTGTGTCCACCTCAGGGCCGTGGCTAGTGAGGTGAAAGGTGGGAATGATGCTGTATTTTTAGACGGTCAGGAGGCCCAGAACACCTTGCTACAGCTCTGATCCACATATCTAGTTTATGTTCCTTTATGCAGTTAGTGATGCTGTTCTGAGAATGTGCTTCTTTATAATCGGCACAAGAGAGTTTGTCCACCCGTCACTCATCTTCAGAGATGAAAAAGGAGAAATGTCCAGTTTGATTTGGCTGCAGTTCATCATATGACCAGCAGAGGACCGCTGTCATAAACTAAAAGTTTGTCAAATATGAAGATTTTGGCTCCTGTATTATTCCGTCTCATGTGCCGTTACTGAGCATGCCCAATAATTTGTTGGGGTCCATGCCCTGCTGTTGCGCCATCCGCTGCACATCGAAGCCCAGGAGAGTGAGAAACTGGACAACGCTCAGTTCCTGTCCCGTCAGCTGGTCTCTGATCATCGGGCACGTCGGGTTGCAGTGGGGCCACGGACATCTGTCAATCAAGTGTGAGGGACAACCCCTGGGCGGAGCCCTAACGATGCTGCTGCTGTTGCCGTGGTTACGGAGGCTGTTTTGGAGGCTGCGGTCCCAGCACTGGAGTGCTCGCGGAAGTGACGTACCCTTCACATGGATGTCCATCCAATAACTGTACAAAGACATTTAACACATTTCaggaatattgtttttttatcgTTAAATACTGCATCTGCATTCAGAATTGAATAGTAGTACTTCTGCATACTGTAGAGAACACTGCAGTGCACAACAGTAGGGCTTTAGGTGCGTCCCAAACGTGCGTCCACTTTTGCACTATTCTTCATTTTGCCGTGTAAGTGGTGCGAGCAGTTTGTACTATGAGTACccagatgatgcactttttcaaccatcAAATGCAGTGGGGAATATTggacacttttatttatttatttgttattaaataTTCACAGGCCAGGGTTCTCTACAAATACCTTAATCCAAATGTGATTAAATCAGTTTATCTTGAAGGTGCTGTTCAAAGTGGtgacatcaaaacattttaaCCCCTCATTCTCAGTAGTGTTCATCATTACAGattgtttttttacaaaatgggttttatttttccatACAAAGGAGCATTTGATCCATTTTCTAAGTAATTCTGGTGTCagcattgagagagagagagagagagagagagagagcagcataTGTTAACCTTGACTGACCCTCTGTGTTAGCCCTTAAACAGAGATCTCGCTGGAGACACAAATGAAGCCTTTATTGTGAACTCTCAATTAATGGACTGAAATTGAATGAGCATATTTCTAATTCATTTCTTGTTATAATAAATCCTAAATATGATACCTGATCTTTTATTAGAATATGACAGATGTCAGAAATGTTACACTCTTTGATGCACGTCACATTTTGGTAGGTTAATAAATTGGCCTGAGGCCGAgctcctcgtctttccagccaactCTGCTGGTGAACCACAACATCAGCGTGCAGCTGGGTTATAATCACcatccaaaatggtcagaaaaatGGGGTAACCATCGACAACCAACTCAACTTCACCGTCCACATCTCAAAAACAGCCCGATCATATAGATTTGCATTCTGCAACATTAGGAGGATAAGACCCTTCtcctctgaacatgccacacaattcCTTGTTATATCTAGGCTGTGTTTCTGTAATGCCCTTTTATCAGACCTTCTGCATGTGCAATCAGGGGGTGGGGCTGTCTCTGGGTAATAGGTATGGGAGTAATAAATAGTATGCTACTCCAAACATACCAAATGTACAGAATATGTAAGTCTGCACAACTCAAATGAAGAACAAAATAAATCCTACTGCATACTAACCTTCTAGTGATGATCTCATGTGACAAACAGGCTGGCGCGAACATGGCCCTGTCAATCAAAATATGAAAAAGCCAATCAGTCATTGTGTAAAACATCTCGTAGTTGAATGTGAACACTGAGAACATTGTGCTGCAAAAAAGGGTTATCTCATACGGGACGTTTTTCAGGGTGTTTCTGAGTTCATTGCCCAGATTCTGGATGTATCTCCACTGTCCCTCCTGCAGAGTCTGTCCGGTCAGGTGAATATTATCAGCGGTCAGTTGAGCTTCATCAAACAGCCACTGAACCACAAACACCGGCCCTGAGAGAGACGAGAGACATGCTTCTCTATGTCATGAACAATAACTCCTGCTGGAGACACAAGAGTCATGAGCATCACTCACTCTTCAGTGTGGGATGAACTTTATAGCCGAAGAAACAGTTCCACTCTTCACCCTCGAACGCCCGACGACAGTGTTCTGGAACCACACTGGCCCAAAACCTGATCACCACAAACACAGAatatcagtctttctgtctgtctctctgtctgtctgtctgtctgtctgtctcacctgATTCCTCTCTGTATGGTGTCAGTCGGAGCGCAGTTCACCATGTCGATACAGTCTGTGTTTCGGTAATGTTGATTATCCAGAAACCAGCCGGAGTCGGCGAGTCCTCGCACTTGAACCGAACCATGACCCAAATCCTTCAGCAGCTCCGCCACACGGTCCACGTTTAACAGAACACCTGTACCGccagcactgacacacacacacactgatttgtCTATTTAATTGCAATCGATctttagtcatttttatttgaacagCACTTTTTACAATACACCTCTATTCTAAGTATACAGCAAACCGATGTGTGCAGAATATGAATTATAGATAGGAATATTCCTATCTATAATTCCGGGTTCAAGTTAATctcatcgacagcatttgtgtcataatgttgattaactcACACATTAATGTTGGCTGGTTCctcctttaataaaagcacaaatgtgtgttccagtgacactcttacaatggaagtcaatggggcaatttttggaggtttaaagacagaaatgtgaagattataattgtataaaagcacttccattaattcttctgttaaactcgtgtattatttcagctgtaaagtttacagcgttcatcatcatcatcatcatggtaataaagttgtataattgtctgtatcttcacacagatgtggtcagtaagtgatttaatgacagtaaaatcatgttaacacacatattgtttatgtgtcgatacttttgaaacagtattttaatgtttacagattaaaccccattgacttccattggaacacacaacccgactgttgcCAGTGGGGACATTAAATTATTGtaacaatcaattatttttgatcgcatttgtgaccattttagtcgcagtctggagccctgagatATCAGTAAGGTTTTTTTTCTTAccatttttgatatcaacaattgcgGGTAATTCCGCAAGATATGATGTAACTTATATCAAGAATTAAAGTTTTTACAGGTGTCAACATAAATACTGATATCAGGATTAAATATCAATTTGGCTTGCCATACATTATCAGTTATGGCATGAAACTGTTCACCAGATACAGTAATTTGTTATTTGATTAAAGAAacttttattcaccctcatgttgttccaaactcgtatgactttttcttctgtggaacacaatagtgCAATACGCCCCAACCACTTATTCAGcttctggttctggaagtatttttcccattcattttttgcaTCTAaaggcttttcataaaatcctccataacGGAGTCCATATTAGTCATGAAGCAAACCAACCAtatccaaggtgaatcacaacatcacacaTATTGTTTTGAGACAAACGTGTTTGAAATTCGGTTCAAAAGTCAAAAGGTACAATTCTGTGTACTTCATTCACGAGGGTACAAACTACAAGCCCATGAATCACTGAGAATGATACAACTATTGATTTAAGGTTGTTTATTATAAGTACAGAAACAATATAGTTTAAGTTTATTGCGCAACATTCCGATAAACATgaatatacaagtagtttgagatCGACTGGTGTGCATCATTCAGAGTGTGTTGTGGGAGTGGCGGTCGCTTCCGGGCTTATTTCGAGGCTCCGTTGGCCGCAGGTCTCTGATTGgcgaagctttctctgctggacaaTGGGAAATATAGTTGTTTaacaggaattccactattacaGATTATTTCTAAATAATGCAGTTGAGAATGCAGTTGAAatttattctccccaatttgtaatgcccaattcccaatgtgctctaaatccttgtgttggcgtagtgactcgcctcagtccaggtggcggaggacgaatctcagttgcctccgcgtctgagaccgtcaaaccgcgcatcttatcacgtgacttgttgagcatgttactgtggagacgtagcgtgtgtggaggcttcacgctattctccgcgacatccacgcacaactcaccacacgccccaccgagaacgagaaccacattatagcgaccaccaggaggttaccccatgtgactctaccctccctagcaaccgggccaatctggttgctaaggagacctgactggcgtcactcaccacaccctggattcaaactcaagactccaggtgtgatagtcagcgtcaatactcgctgagatacccagaacccccGCTATTATAGATGTTTAAATAATgtagttgaaataacgcagacggaTGGTTTCAACAGAGGCATATACCGTACCATCGATAAACAACCTCTGAGCTTAAGGCAgggctgtctttaaaggtttaaacaTTTGTGTTGAAAATCAATTCGTCTATTcgtctatgggatttttacttccggagaACCATACTGTTCTGCCAGttgttttttccaaacaatgcaaatgaatggtgactgatgccaaGATTTCACATACaatctgcttttgtttttcacaaaagaaaaactcataagtttggaacaacatgagggtgagtaaatgatgacttcatttttgagtgaacttttcctttaatgaaATTACACAGTAGATGGTGAACAGTTTTGTGTCATTGCCATTACTGTATGCAAGCTGAACTGAGATTTAGTCATGATATCTTTATTTAGTTTCACAGAATATTTATTTGTGGTTGAACTCACCCACTTCATCATTAAAaacaaggacacacacacacacacgctcgatcactcactcactcacctgcTGCCTGCCAGCAGCAGAACTTTAGCATCGTCGAGTCCTTTTTTAGTCAAAAGCTCCTTTATAACTTCCTGAATGATCAAAGAGCCCATGAACGTGTAatcatctgaacacacacacaagatgagtaTAAATGGACCTGAACTTACACAATGGCTGTGTGagctcaaaacctagtgagctcccTACCTAGGCAGCATTTTTGAGCATCCCCAATGAAACAAGGAT from Xyrauchen texanus isolate HMW12.3.18 chromosome 39, RBS_HiC_50CHRs, whole genome shotgun sequence encodes:
- the LOC127632771 gene encoding palmitoleoyl-protein carboxylesterase notum1a-like; the encoded protein is MIRILLVLVLFGSAQGRRVRGQGGQAESFPLDFTAVEGNMDSFMTQVKSLAQSLYPCSSQRLDQDMKLQFLVNSSVTCNDGTPAGFYIKESRGSRRWLIFLEGGWYCFSKHTCDSRYETMRWLMSSSKWPLTRTGTGILSPQPEENPHWWNANRVFVPYCSSDVWSGSTAKTGQNDYTFMGSLIIQEVIKELLTKKGLDDAKVLLLAGSSAGGTGVLLNVDRVAELLKDLGHGSVQVRGLADSGWFLDNQHYRNTDCIDMVNCAPTDTIQRGIRFWASVVPEHCRRAFEGEEWNCFFGYKVHPTLKRPVFVVQWLFDEAQLTADNIHLTGQTLQEGQWRYIQNLGNELRNTLKNVPAMFAPACLSHEIITRSYWMDIHVKGTSLPRALQCWDRSLQNSLRNHGNSSSIVRAPPRGCPSHLIDRCPWPHCNPTCPMIRDQLTGQELSVVQFLTLLGFDVQRMAQQQGMDPNKLLGMLSNGT